One region of Ananas comosus cultivar F153 linkage group 9, ASM154086v1, whole genome shotgun sequence genomic DNA includes:
- the LOC109715661 gene encoding heat stress transcription factor A-2b-like — MNPYLNPVKEEYPGALAGVAVGASSSLLGSENGLPLLPRPMQGLGDAGPPPFLMKTYDMVDDPCTDQIVSWGVAKNSFVVWDPHAFATTLLPRYFKHNNFSSFVRQLNTYGFRKVDPDRWEFANEGFVRGQRQLLKNIRRRKPPPPHPVPQQQPLGPYLEVGQFGYEAEIDRLKRDKQLLMAELVKLRQEQQNTKALLRAMEERLQGTEQKQQQMMVFLARALRNPNFLQQLATQNEKRKQLEEAISKKRRRQIEQASFRGDAGSGSRVEIQTPIKLEAETLERNILLDGVLDLETLALEMQGLGKRKDKEHIDGELNDEFWEELLNGGIGEENGEVDIEGMSDSAEDVDVLAEKLGFLSSTSPR, encoded by the exons ATGAATCCCTATCTCAATCCGGTGAAGGAGGAGTACCCGGGAGCTCTAGCAGGGGTGGCGGTGGGGGCCTCGTCGTCGTTGCTGGGCTCCGAAAATGGACTGCCTCTGCTGCCACGGCCCATGCAGGGCCTGGGCGATGCTGGGCCGCCGCCATTCTTGATGAAGACCTACGACATGGTTGACGACCCCTGCACCGATCAGATTGTGTCGTGGGGTGTCGCCAAAAATAGCTTTGTGGTTTGGGACCCCCATGCATTTGCTACTACTTTGTTGCCGAGATACTTCAAGCACAATAACTTCTCCAGCTTTGTGAGGCAACTCAACACTTAC GGCTTCAGAAAGGTCGATCCTGACAGGTGGGAGTTTGCGAACGAGGGATTCGTGAGGGGCCAAAGGCAACTTCTCAAAAACATTAGGAGGAGAAAGCCGCCTCCCCCTCATCCCGTTCCCCAACAACAACCTCTCGGCCCGTATCTCGAGGTTGGGCAGTTTGGATACGAAGCAGAGATTGATAGATTAAAGAGGGACAAGCAATTACTGATGGCGGAACTAGTGAAGCTAAGGCAGGAGCAGCAGAACACGAAAGCACTTCTCCGAGCCATGGAGGAGAGGCTTCAAGGGACggagcagaagcagcagcaaatGATGGTTTTCTTAGCCCGCGCCTTGCGGAACCCCAACTTCCTCCAACAATTGGCGACCCAGAACGAGAAAAGGAAGCAGCTCGAAGAAGCCATTTCGAAGAAACGGCGACGGCAAATCGAACAGGCGTCTTTTCGCGGAGATGCGGGTAGCGGCAGCCGTGTAGAGATCCAAACGCCGATCAAACTTGAAGCCGAAACATTAGAAAGAAACATTCTTTTAGATGGGGTGTTGGACTTGGAGACTCTGGCTCTAGAGATGCAGGGATTAGGAAAGAGAAAGGATAAAGAACACATTGATGGGGAGTTGAATGATGAGTTTTGGGAGGAGTTGCTTAATGGAGGGATTGGAGAGGAGAATGGTGAAGTTGATATTGAGGGGATGAGTGATAGTGCTGAGGATGTGGATGTGCTGGCTGAGAAACTGGGCTTTCTTAGTTCTACTAGCCCTAGATAG